From Roseibium alexandrii DFL-11, the proteins below share one genomic window:
- a CDS encoding dihydrofolate reductase, with the protein MSEIVVIAAVAKNGIIGADNDMPWRLSSDLKRFKAMTLGKPVIMGRKTFLSFGGKPLPGRPHIVISRDPEYKPGGAEAATSLQSAIDRAREIAADTSADEIAIIGGGQIYAQAMDLADRLEITEVAAEPIGDTQFPEIDTAIWSETARVSGEQTEKDSAPFTFVTYRRK; encoded by the coding sequence TTGTCTGAAATTGTCGTTATTGCTGCTGTGGCCAAAAACGGGATCATTGGCGCCGACAATGATATGCCCTGGCGCTTGTCATCCGATCTTAAGCGCTTCAAAGCCATGACCTTGGGCAAGCCTGTCATCATGGGCCGGAAAACGTTTCTGTCCTTTGGCGGAAAACCTTTGCCTGGCCGTCCGCACATCGTGATATCGCGGGATCCTGAGTACAAGCCCGGCGGCGCCGAAGCGGCGACCTCTTTACAGAGTGCGATAGACCGTGCGCGTGAAATCGCCGCAGACACATCAGCAGATGAGATCGCGATCATCGGCGGTGGTCAGATTTATGCCCAGGCGATGGACCTAGCTGATCGTCTGGAAATCACCGAGGTCGCTGCCGAACCCATCGGAGATACGCAGTTCCCTGAGATTGATACTGCTATCTGGTCGGAAACTGCCCGGGTATCCGGAGAGCAAACGGAAAAAGACAGTGCACCTTTTACCTTTGTGACCTATCGGCGCAAATGA
- a CDS encoding SspB family protein, with product MSEDLLRYDILIQDALRGAVKKILAEVGRTGLPGDHHFYIAFETTAPGVKISQRLKERYPQEMTIVLQHQFWDLAIGEHAFEVGLSFGGVPEKLLVPFSAIKGFFDPSVQFALEFDPGKTAEELPEDLLEAVEELAKAEQETTEKLMTADNKQDDVPAVEAEKKTKKPDQDTEDGDGGGEVVSLDAFRKKT from the coding sequence ATGTCTGAAGACCTGTTGCGATACGATATCCTGATCCAGGATGCCCTGCGTGGTGCTGTGAAGAAAATCCTCGCGGAGGTTGGACGCACCGGCCTGCCCGGCGATCACCACTTCTACATCGCGTTTGAAACAACCGCACCAGGTGTGAAAATCTCCCAGCGTTTGAAAGAGCGCTACCCGCAGGAAATGACCATCGTCCTGCAGCACCAGTTCTGGGATCTGGCGATCGGCGAACATGCCTTCGAGGTTGGCTTGTCCTTTGGCGGCGTTCCAGAAAAGCTGCTGGTGCCCTTCTCAGCAATCAAAGGCTTCTTTGATCCTTCCGTTCAATTCGCGCTAGAATTCGATCCGGGCAAGACAGCCGAGGAACTGCCGGAAGACCTGCTGGAAGCGGTCGAAGAGCTTGCGAAGGCGGAACAGGAAACCACCGAGAAGCTGATGACAGCCGACAACAAGCAGGATGATGTTCCTGCTGTCGAAGCTGAGAAAAAAACCAAAAAACCCGATCAAGACACTGAAGACGGTGACGGCGGCGGTGAGGTTGTCTCGCTGGACGCTTTCCGGAAAAAAACCTGA
- the hflK gene encoding FtsH protease activity modulator HflK, translated as MPWSNQSGGGGGPWGGGNNGGPWGGGGGNNNGPWGGGPNRGGGGGGGNPPDLEELLKRTQDRMKNVLPGGGGGLGILGVLIVIGLGVLGWLATGVYIVDEGRGEVGVELVLGKVTDQTGTGFHYNWPYPIGEVYKPQVEQQRETTVGVEELFTNTGAVRSRDVPEESLMLTGDENIVDVGFKVQWRIKNTRDGITNYLFNIQNPEGTVKAVAESAMREVVGESNIDAILTQNRVTIQNDVATLMQSTLDSYLAGIEITEVQMQKVDPPQQVIDSFRDVQAARADQERIQNEAQAYANRKIPEARGEAARVLEAANAYKEQTIAEATGQSQRFTKIYQEYKLAPDVTRERLYLETLEKVLGENNKIIIDSQSSGSGVLPFLPLNDLNGRGGGQSTRTGGN; from the coding sequence ATGCCTTGGAGCAATCAGTCAGGTGGCGGTGGTGGCCCCTGGGGTGGTGGAAACAACGGCGGCCCATGGGGCGGCGGTGGAGGAAACAACAATGGTCCGTGGGGCGGTGGTCCCAATCGGGGCGGTGGCGGCGGCGGTGGCAATCCGCCTGACCTTGAAGAACTCCTGAAACGCACCCAAGACCGCATGAAAAACGTCCTGCCAGGTGGTGGCGGCGGTCTCGGTATCCTGGGCGTTCTCATTGTGATTGGACTTGGTGTCCTCGGTTGGCTCGCCACCGGTGTCTACATCGTTGACGAAGGTCGCGGTGAGGTGGGTGTCGAACTTGTGCTTGGTAAGGTTACAGACCAGACTGGCACCGGTTTCCATTACAATTGGCCATACCCGATTGGTGAGGTCTACAAGCCGCAGGTCGAGCAGCAGCGCGAAACCACCGTTGGTGTTGAGGAGCTCTTCACCAACACCGGCGCAGTCCGCTCCCGCGATGTCCCGGAAGAAAGCCTCATGCTGACCGGTGATGAAAACATCGTTGACGTCGGCTTCAAGGTCCAGTGGCGTATCAAAAACACGCGTGATGGTATCACCAATTACCTGTTCAACATTCAAAATCCTGAAGGCACCGTGAAAGCGGTTGCTGAAAGCGCGATGCGTGAAGTGGTCGGTGAGTCAAACATCGATGCGATTTTGACGCAAAACCGTGTGACCATTCAGAACGACGTGGCCACTTTGATGCAGAGCACGCTCGATTCTTATTTGGCCGGTATCGAAATCACCGAAGTTCAGATGCAGAAGGTTGATCCGCCACAGCAGGTCATCGACTCATTCCGTGACGTTCAAGCGGCGCGTGCCGACCAAGAGCGGATCCAGAACGAAGCCCAAGCTTACGCCAACCGGAAAATTCCGGAAGCGCGCGGCGAAGCAGCTCGGGTTCTGGAAGCTGCAAATGCCTACAAGGAACAAACCATTGCCGAGGCAACCGGTCAGTCGCAGCGCTTCACGAAAATTTATCAGGAGTACAAACTCGCGCCCGATGTGACCCGCGAACGCCTGTATCTGGAAACCCTGGAGAAAGTCTTGGGCGAGAATAACAAAATCATAATCGACAGCCAGTCGTCCGGATCCGGCGTCTTGCCCTTCCTGCCGCTAAACGACCTCAACGGACGCGGTGGCGGCCAGTCCACCCGCACGGGAGGGAACTGA
- a CDS encoding GNAT family N-acetyltransferase — protein sequence MKNKLNGAWNTFDALSPRDVHDLLKLRQDVFMLEQDCLFPEIDGKDPDTEHYLLRDAETGALAGAIRLSSSDDGAVRIGRVVVAQSHRGLGLGRDLMLAGMEKARQIAPAGQVHLSAQAHLEKFYASLGFRTVSEVYLEDDIPHIDMIASH from the coding sequence TTGAAGAATAAGCTTAATGGCGCCTGGAATACATTTGACGCTTTGAGCCCACGGGACGTACATGATCTTTTAAAACTCCGGCAGGATGTGTTCATGCTGGAACAGGATTGCCTTTTTCCGGAAATCGATGGCAAAGATCCGGACACTGAGCATTATCTCCTGCGCGATGCGGAAACCGGCGCGCTCGCTGGCGCAATCCGATTGTCTTCGAGTGACGATGGCGCGGTCCGGATTGGCCGTGTCGTTGTAGCGCAGTCCCATCGCGGCCTTGGTCTTGGCCGGGACTTGATGCTGGCGGGCATGGAAAAGGCGCGGCAAATTGCGCCTGCTGGACAAGTGCACCTTTCCGCGCAGGCTCATCTTGAAAAATTCTATGCATCCCTTGGGTTTCGGACGGTTTCCGAGGTCTATTTAGAAGATGATATACCCCACATCGACATGATTGCGTCGCATTAG
- a CDS encoding thymidylate synthase, translated as MQQYHDLLSKILEDGIDRGDRTGTGTRSIFGHQMRFDLSEGFPLVTTKKLHLRSIIHELLWFVAGDTNIAYLKEHGVKIWDDWADENGDLGPVYGYQWRSWPAPYRDGSGQSIDQISNVLEMIRKSPESRRLIVSAWNPALVDEMALPPCHALFQFYVADGKLSCQLYQRSADVFLGVPFNIASYALLTMMIAQVTGLKPGDFVHTLGDAHLYSNHFDQAREQLTRAPRALPEMKINPAVTDLFAFTYEDFELTGYDPHPHIAAPIAV; from the coding sequence GTGCAGCAATATCACGATCTCCTTTCTAAGATCCTTGAAGACGGCATCGACCGGGGCGACAGGACAGGAACCGGAACACGCTCGATCTTTGGCCATCAGATGCGGTTTGACCTGTCTGAAGGCTTTCCGCTGGTTACGACCAAGAAGCTGCATTTGCGCTCGATCATTCACGAGCTGCTTTGGTTCGTTGCAGGTGATACGAACATTGCCTACCTGAAGGAACATGGCGTCAAGATCTGGGACGACTGGGCCGATGAAAACGGCGATCTGGGCCCGGTCTATGGCTACCAGTGGCGTTCCTGGCCGGCTCCCTACAGAGACGGAAGTGGCCAGTCGATTGATCAGATCTCGAACGTTCTGGAGATGATCCGCAAAAGCCCGGAAAGCCGCCGCCTCATTGTCTCAGCCTGGAACCCGGCCTTGGTGGACGAAATGGCGCTTCCACCGTGCCACGCGCTTTTCCAGTTCTATGTCGCTGACGGCAAACTCTCCTGCCAGCTGTATCAGCGTTCAGCCGATGTGTTTCTCGGTGTGCCGTTCAACATCGCATCTTACGCCCTGCTGACGATGATGATCGCACAGGTCACAGGGCTCAAGCCCGGCGACTTTGTGCACACACTTGGTGATGCGCACCTTTATTCCAACCATTTCGATCAGGCGCGCGAACAACTCACGAGAGCGCCGCGCGCTCTGCCTGAGATGAAGATCAATCCCGCAGTGACAGATCTCTTTGCGTTCACGTATGAAGACTTCGAACTGACCGGCTACGACCCGCATCCGCACATTGCAGCGCCTATTGCGGTGTGA
- a CDS encoding type II CAAX endopeptidase family protein: MTDDIVASSRDGIITIDPHGVLTSFNPGAEAIFGLTATDVVGLTVAEVFLPLEDLDAFTDCVLEAVRQPDKEHVATISLERPEGILHLSVRTVLLHRKGSDERIGVLVMIADESERVELLTRTADRERERAATGRFIVAILTIFSVFTLLLEPIQKLARAHFYDLGPVIALLTLVIIAFFLDRWSSPESRTLKLNLRPERRYVVESIVWSLGFCVLMTFGKLIFILLAREDGATPPELFSFLVLDDGTRVREPGLFLIALAIYLVSVLFQQFAIRCAIQAPLQSFLTGVIGPAGWVANLVSTLLFAVLHAHLNPLVSLAVIVPSLLWGWLFMRSGSVVPSIISHAIIGVYAIFILGIFAGLDQV; the protein is encoded by the coding sequence ATGACCGACGATATCGTCGCTTCGTCCCGAGACGGGATCATCACCATTGATCCGCACGGCGTGCTCACCTCATTCAACCCAGGCGCTGAAGCGATCTTTGGGCTCACGGCAACCGACGTGGTCGGACTGACCGTTGCCGAAGTGTTCCTGCCGCTGGAAGATCTCGACGCCTTCACAGACTGTGTGCTTGAGGCTGTCCGGCAGCCGGACAAGGAACACGTTGCGACGATCAGCCTGGAACGGCCGGAGGGTATCCTCCACCTCAGTGTCCGGACGGTCTTGCTTCACCGGAAAGGCTCGGATGAACGCATTGGCGTTCTGGTCATGATTGCCGATGAAAGCGAGCGGGTGGAGCTTTTGACCCGAACGGCCGACCGCGAACGCGAGCGGGCAGCGACGGGGCGTTTCATTGTTGCGATCCTGACGATTTTCAGCGTGTTCACACTACTCCTGGAGCCGATCCAGAAACTCGCACGGGCTCATTTTTACGACCTCGGCCCGGTAATCGCGCTCCTGACACTTGTCATCATCGCGTTTTTCCTTGACCGCTGGTCCTCTCCGGAAAGCCGGACCCTGAAGCTCAACCTGCGTCCGGAAAGGCGCTATGTGGTTGAGAGTATTGTTTGGTCGTTGGGATTCTGTGTCCTGATGACTTTCGGAAAACTGATCTTCATTTTGCTCGCCCGCGAGGACGGTGCAACGCCGCCTGAACTGTTCAGTTTCCTGGTTCTGGACGACGGAACACGGGTCCGGGAGCCCGGGTTGTTTCTCATCGCATTGGCGATTTACCTGGTTTCGGTGCTGTTTCAGCAATTTGCGATCCGCTGCGCCATCCAGGCACCACTCCAGAGTTTTCTCACCGGCGTGATCGGCCCGGCAGGCTGGGTCGCCAATCTGGTGTCCACACTCCTGTTCGCGGTTCTTCACGCCCATCTCAATCCGCTCGTATCGCTCGCCGTGATTGTTCCGTCTCTTCTTTGGGGCTGGTTGTTCATGCGCTCCGGCAGTGTCGTTCCTTCAATCATTTCCCACGCCATCATCGGTGTTTACGCGATCTTCATCTTGGGGATATTCGCTGGTCTGGACCAGGTATGA
- a CDS encoding multicopper oxidase family protein: MPRFAMAASGDGFIQLEAVKGQSRLYGEDGGLSDLWLYNGKLPGPEIRVKRGERVKVRFKNSLDEPTSVHWHGIRIDNAMDGVSGLTQPAVQPGETFDYDFVAPDAGTYWYHAHHMSWNQVPRGLAGPLIVEEEDNPFSPDADIILSLSDWRLDDNGLLDTASFGARHDFSHAGRLGNWLTINGTSLPDIPVRKGRWHRIRLINTSASRVLDLAPSRFGAKVIALDGQGFGTARDIDGVIQLAPAQRMDLVMKPDSAGPIPFEMMTGQPFTFANFVVSGEKAEPKELRVPAPNSLPEPDLVNARSFPLDMAGGAMGRMQSATMDGQELSMRELVQAGNFWAFNGQAGMGDKPLFSAKRGETIILESTNNTAFPHAIHLHGHHFRVLERNGEKLAHPDWRDTFTTQRGETVKIALVADNPGKWLVHCHMLGHAASGMMDWFEVA, translated from the coding sequence ATGCCGCGATTTGCAATGGCAGCGAGCGGTGATGGCTTTATTCAGCTTGAAGCCGTCAAAGGGCAAAGCAGGCTTTACGGCGAAGATGGCGGCCTGTCCGATCTATGGCTCTACAACGGGAAACTCCCCGGACCGGAAATCCGCGTAAAGCGCGGGGAGCGGGTCAAGGTTCGCTTCAAGAACAGCCTTGACGAACCGACATCAGTCCATTGGCATGGTATCCGGATCGACAATGCCATGGATGGCGTTTCCGGACTCACGCAGCCAGCGGTGCAGCCCGGTGAGACCTTCGACTATGATTTTGTCGCCCCGGATGCTGGAACATACTGGTATCACGCCCATCACATGAGTTGGAACCAGGTGCCGCGCGGGTTGGCCGGTCCCCTAATTGTTGAAGAAGAGGACAATCCCTTCTCACCGGATGCTGACATTATCCTGTCGCTGTCCGATTGGCGATTGGACGATAATGGCCTGCTCGATACGGCGAGTTTCGGTGCCCGGCATGATTTCTCTCATGCTGGACGGCTTGGCAACTGGTTGACCATCAACGGCACATCGCTGCCCGACATTCCGGTCAGAAAGGGCCGCTGGCATCGTATCCGCCTGATCAACACCTCAGCCTCTCGTGTCCTTGATCTGGCCCCGTCCCGTTTTGGCGCCAAGGTCATCGCACTGGACGGTCAAGGCTTCGGCACGGCCAGAGACATTGACGGCGTCATACAGCTCGCGCCTGCCCAGCGCATGGATCTCGTGATGAAGCCAGACAGCGCCGGCCCGATCCCCTTTGAGATGATGACAGGCCAGCCGTTCACCTTTGCTAATTTCGTTGTGTCCGGTGAAAAAGCAGAGCCAAAGGAACTGAGAGTTCCAGCCCCCAACTCTCTTCCAGAACCCGATCTTGTGAACGCCCGGTCTTTCCCGCTCGACATGGCGGGCGGCGCCATGGGCCGGATGCAATCAGCAACAATGGACGGCCAGGAACTGTCCATGCGGGAATTGGTGCAGGCCGGAAACTTTTGGGCGTTCAACGGCCAGGCGGGCATGGGTGACAAACCGCTTTTCTCCGCAAAACGCGGCGAGACAATCATTTTGGAAAGCACCAACAACACCGCCTTCCCCCACGCGATCCATCTGCACGGCCATCATTTCCGTGTTCTGGAGCGCAACGGCGAGAAGCTGGCTCATCCGGACTGGCGCGACACATTTACAACCCAGCGCGGCGAAACCGTGAAGATTGCATTGGTCGCTGACAATCCCGGCAAATGGCTGGTTCACTGCCACATGCTTGGCCATGCGGCCTCCGGCATGATGGATTGGTTCGAGGTGGCGTAA
- a CDS encoding GFA family protein, which produces MTTRGHCFCKKTSWEFTGEVTWGCYCHCDDCRRNCSAPLVAWLGVPSKNFRWTGATPRSLESSKGVYRHFCDTCGTPMAFEAEHYKGGMHLYAATLEHPETFKPEFHVNYKSKLPWLQMTDDLPKYDTTLLHAPQDLSEYDT; this is translated from the coding sequence ATGACGACGCGCGGGCACTGTTTTTGCAAGAAGACCAGTTGGGAATTTACCGGTGAGGTTACCTGGGGCTGCTATTGCCACTGTGATGATTGCCGCCGCAATTGCTCGGCGCCGTTGGTTGCCTGGCTCGGCGTGCCATCAAAGAATTTCAGGTGGACAGGTGCGACGCCCAGATCCCTGGAAAGTTCAAAAGGTGTCTACAGACACTTTTGCGATACGTGCGGAACGCCCATGGCCTTCGAGGCCGAACACTACAAAGGCGGCATGCACCTCTATGCCGCGACGCTGGAGCACCCTGAAACCTTCAAGCCTGAATTCCATGTGAACTACAAAAGCAAGCTGCCCTGGCTCCAGATGACGGACGATCTGCCGAAATACGATACCACGCTGCTGCATGCGCCTCAGGATCTGAGCGAGTACGATACCTGA
- a CDS encoding B12-binding domain-containing radical SAM protein, whose protein sequence is MIKNAAPAGKRPKVLIVNAYVDPWRSAAPMRLFIPRAMAPYYLAGRLDKTRADVRVYDEVYHGALLNPRLLDWPDMVILTGLTAAFDRARQLSAYFRNARPDVTVAIGGPIARTLPALCADVFDYVCQGDVETFDDFIDERLGADCRAENPAPRFDLAGWSYGLGFVETTKNCNFKCAFCSLTGEGRAYQSYSSAGITSQIEAGGKTSMLMVLDNNFYGNNRADFVRRTELLGDHWRRGRYRGWGALVTGDFFKNPENLAIIAANGCKALFSGVESLDPAVLKAYNKKHSLSSDPRSLARLCAEYGILFDYGMMLDFSHQTIAEIDGQIDGLLASPETPLPALMSLTIPILGTPHFNTAATEGRLMPNVRLADMDGQKLVEWPKEPLEEVVPYLANLLQFKGRKLAFSRHAVRHAWSRRHSFDTLQTLISMLGPIVRYAGGIRIGDHRQMHQTWREPKRTFNAMTEPLSVAYEPLHRMDAKFARYFEPLFLTDAKGQLTQPIADAIRPPLPRTAHELLKSDVA, encoded by the coding sequence ATGATCAAGAACGCAGCACCGGCCGGTAAAAGGCCTAAGGTTTTGATCGTGAACGCCTATGTCGATCCGTGGCGCTCTGCGGCACCCATGCGCTTGTTTATTCCGCGCGCGATGGCACCCTATTATCTTGCCGGGCGGCTAGATAAAACCAGAGCGGACGTGCGCGTCTACGACGAAGTCTATCACGGGGCGCTGCTCAATCCCCGTCTGCTTGACTGGCCGGACATGGTCATTCTGACCGGATTGACGGCTGCCTTTGACCGGGCCCGGCAGTTGTCTGCCTATTTCAGAAATGCCCGGCCGGATGTCACGGTCGCTATTGGCGGTCCGATTGCCCGCACACTGCCCGCTCTGTGTGCTGACGTCTTTGACTATGTCTGCCAGGGCGATGTCGAGACCTTCGATGATTTCATTGACGAAAGACTCGGGGCAGATTGTCGGGCAGAAAACCCCGCCCCCCGCTTTGATCTTGCGGGCTGGTCCTACGGCCTTGGATTTGTCGAGACGACAAAGAATTGCAATTTCAAGTGCGCCTTTTGCTCCCTGACCGGCGAGGGACGCGCCTATCAGTCTTATTCGTCGGCCGGGATCACCAGCCAGATCGAGGCTGGCGGCAAGACTTCCATGCTGATGGTGCTGGACAACAATTTTTACGGCAACAACCGCGCGGATTTCGTACGCCGGACGGAACTCCTCGGCGACCACTGGCGGCGCGGCAGATACCGTGGCTGGGGGGCATTGGTCACCGGTGATTTTTTCAAAAACCCGGAGAACCTGGCCATCATCGCCGCCAATGGCTGCAAAGCCTTGTTCTCAGGCGTTGAATCACTCGATCCGGCGGTCTTGAAAGCCTACAACAAAAAGCACAGTCTCTCGTCCGATCCGAGGTCGCTGGCGCGGCTGTGCGCCGAGTACGGGATCCTCTTCGACTACGGCATGATGCTGGACTTTTCCCATCAGACGATCGCAGAAATCGACGGGCAGATCGACGGATTGCTGGCCAGTCCGGAAACACCGCTGCCGGCGCTGATGTCCTTGACCATTCCGATCCTCGGCACGCCGCATTTTAATACTGCCGCCACTGAAGGGCGTTTAATGCCGAATGTGCGTTTGGCTGACATGGATGGTCAAAAACTGGTGGAGTGGCCGAAGGAACCGCTGGAAGAGGTTGTTCCGTATCTTGCAAACCTTCTGCAATTCAAAGGCCGGAAGCTCGCGTTTTCCCGCCATGCGGTGCGCCATGCATGGTCACGGCGGCATTCGTTCGATACGCTGCAAACCTTGATCAGCATGCTCGGCCCGATCGTCCGATATGCGGGCGGTATCCGTATCGGAGATCACCGGCAAATGCATCAGACGTGGCGTGAACCGAAACGTACTTTCAATGCAATGACCGAGCCGCTGAGTGTCGCCTACGAGCCATTGCACCGGATGGACGCAAAATTCGCTAGGTATTTCGAACCGCTGTTCCTCACCGACGCGAAGGGGCAGCTCACCCAGCCAATAGCGGACGCGATCCGTCCGCCACTGCCACGGACAGCCCATGAATTACTAAAAAGCGATGTGGCTTGA